In the Mytilus galloprovincialis chromosome 10, xbMytGall1.hap1.1, whole genome shotgun sequence genome, one interval contains:
- the LOC143047140 gene encoding uncharacterized protein LOC143047140, producing MEAVFYLIPFVSSVFSMMTENDMPEILCKCFSEKAGSITIIPADLILYTCVNKYLAETWLERYQPPGLIDPDTINWFKSLGRKVRGQEYNIRTKRQAVRRVRREIRTLTDAQRRRFIRAVQQLKERRIGSTNRYDALASAHDGRALGSAHSGPNFPSWHREYLKLFEAALQEIDDRVTLPYFDSRLDYNMYDPKESNFWGENFMGDHRGVVSNGPFRYWRQRNGAYLERNGGDSGSLISPRGIRNVLSRRRNIDILSPWAARGRYGLENYHNAVHIWVGGSMLGVNTAPSDPVFFLHHCFIDYVWEHFRQRQTVDPETDYPFDRRAPPSHAPNRIMDNLETGKRNIEGYSNDYTNQYYRYARSPRTCRQCRNRYRYLRCGDWIRGLCSATNRPTVRAFGGKPRNKDLGITRKFSSTITDNRKKPPRKRRSTGDWLVYETFLEENKVSKIGRTKRSMNSGRYNQKKRTSHITNMDSSMQNSFLLDGKPDIKRWVFIPVKIVHRRPSGLLFGTKVIKNKRIVDGVDVYSYNKYMSYTDEEQQAAYSHSFTSGSGADKVYVQVDGMSYNGKYIDYTIVDSRLPVTESVAFVAVKNPKLNSSISYISAYDSHGRICRPYCHSYGSNSNQYEKCSGVVNLTEEKPKLYGEDVGEVTQLLYKSGKGEGFSRSDENIFLSFYCDFHEIPWGKC from the exons ATGGAAGCCGTTTTTTACTTAATCCCTTTCGTCAGTTCTGTGTTCAGCATGATGACAGAAAATGATATGCCAGAAATATTGTGTAAATGTTTTAGTGAAAAGGCGGGTTCGATAACCATAATTCCAGCCGACCTCATTTTATACACATGTGTAAATAAGTATCTTGCAGAAACCTGGTTAGAACGCTATCAACCACCAGGACTGATTGATCCTGACACAATCAACTGGTTTAAATCGCTTGGTCGAAAAGTCAGAGGACAAGAATACAACATTCGAACAAAGAGACAAGCAGTCAGAAGAGTAAGACGGGAAATCAGAACACTTACAGATGCACAACGGAGAAGATTTATTCGAGCTGTTCAACAATTAAAAGAACGAAGA ATCGGATCAACCAACAGATACGATGCTTTAGCTAGTGCACACGACGGAAGGGCTCTTGGGTCGGCGCATTCTGGACCAAACTTTCCATCATGGCATCGGGAATACCTCAAACT ATTTGAAGCTGCTCTTCAGGAAATTGATGATCGAGTTACCTTGCCATATTTTGATAGCAGATTGGATTATAATATGTATGACCCAAAGGAATCAAATTTTTGGGGGGAAAATTTCATGGGCGATCACAGAGGTGTGGTATCAAATGGACCATTTAGATATTGGCGACAGCGTAATGGTGCATACTTAGAAAGAAATGGTGGAGATTCTGGTTCACTGATATCACCAAGAGGTATAAGAAATGTGCTCTCCAGAAGACGAAATATTGATATATTGTCACCTTGGGCAGCAAGAGGCAGATATGGTCTTGAAAACTACCATAATGC AGTACACATTTGGGTTGGTGGTTCAATGCTTGGTGTAAATACCGCTCCATCAGACCCAGTATTCTTTCTGCATCACTGCTTTATAGACTATGTTTGGGAGCATTTCCGACAAAGACAAACTGTAGATCCTGAGACGGACTATCCTTTTGATCGGCGTGCTCCGCCATCTCACGCACCAAACCGAATTATGGATAATCTAGAAACTGGGAAGAGGAATATTGAGGGGTATAGTAATGATTACACAAATCAGTATTACAG ATATGCAAGAAGTCCAAGAACATGTCGGCAATGTAGAAACCGATACCGCTATCTTAGATGTGGAGACTGGATCAGAGGACTTTGTTCTGCTACAAACAGACCGACGGTTCGAGCATTTGGTGGAAAACCAAGG AATAAAGATCTAGGGATAACAAGAAAATTTTCATCTACAATTACAGACAATAGAAAGAAACCACCACGTAAAAGGAGGTCAACGGGTGATTGGCTTGTGTACGAAACTTTCTTAGAGGAAAACAAAGTCAGTAAAATTGGACGAACAAAAAGATCGATGAATTCAGGAAGATACAATCAGAAAAAGCGAACATCTCACATTACAAACATGGACTCTTCCATGCAAAACTCCTTTTTACTGGATGGAAAGCCTGATATTAAGCGTTGGGTATTTATACCGGTAAAAATTGTCCATCGACGTCCATCTGGCTTACTCTTTGGCACAAAAGTGATAAAGAATAAACGTATTGTAGATGGAGTTGATGTATATTCTTATAACAAATATATGAGTTATACAGATGAAGAGCAGCAAGCAGCATATTCTCATAGTTTTACGTCTGGGTCAGGGGCAGACAAAGTATATGTTCAGGTTGACGGTATGTCATACAATGGAAAGTATATAGATTATACGATAGTAGATTCCAGACTCCCTGTAACCGAATCTGTTGCCTTCGTTGCTGTTAAAAATCCGAAACTTAATTCTAGCATTTCTTACATATCTGCTTACGACTCACATGGTCGGATTTGTCGCCCATATTGTCATTCATACGGGTCAAATTCAAACCAGTATGAGAAATGTTCCGGGGTGGTTAACCTGACTGAGGAAAAGCCTAAGCTATATGGCGAAGATGTCGGGGAGGTAACACAACTACTGTATAAATCTGGTAAAGGAGAGGGTTTTTCTAGAAGTGATGAAAACATATTTCTCAGTTTCTACTGCGACTTCCATGAAATTCCATGgggaaaatgttag